In Anas acuta chromosome 25, bAnaAcu1.1, whole genome shotgun sequence, the genomic stretch TTCTTCACCGCCACCCCGGACCCGTCCAGGTGAGGACGGtcggggggggccctggggtgGCCGAGCCGTGCCCTGGGCCGGGTGTCGCGGCGGTGCCACGGCCCCGGCTCCTCTGTGGCAGGTCTGTCTTCAAGCCCTTCATCTTCGTGGCCGGCCTGAAGCCCTCGCCACAGGTTTTGTCTCCCAGCTTCAGCGATGACCCCGCCAGGAAGGTGCCGCGCTTCCAGAGCACGGTGGATCGGCGGCACGAGCTGTACCGCCGGCACCAGGCAGCGCTGGAGCTGATGGAGAGGGACCAGGTACCGCACAGCCCTTCCCACCGGCCCTCGTTGCCCTCCTGCGGGTGCTGGGACTCAGCTTTTCTGCCCCTGCCCCCACCAGGAGCAGGGCCAGAAGCTCCAGCAGACGCTGCGGGACCTGGAGAGGCAGGGCCTGGAGGCGGTGAACGCGCTGCTGGGGGGGGACGTGGCCCCCCGCCCCGAGGAGCTGGCTGAGCTCTTCTTCGACTGCGTGGATGCGGAGCTGAAGTTTTACAAATAAACCCGGCGCAGGTGGGTTGGGAGGGCGGGGGAGCTGAGCCTGGGCTCCAACTTGCCCCCCCCACATGGCATCGCTCCCAGCTGGGGGCTGAGAaaacctcccccctccccggagccctgcccggctcctcacctcctcctgctctggagCAGCCTCCCTgtggagcccccagccctgtaACGTGCCCCAGTAAAACCAGTGCTGGAAGGGAGGGCCATGGCCTGGAAGGGGGTGACGGGGAgtggggggctgccccccccccagcccctccatgtgccgcagctgcagccagagccctgTAGGAATAAAGAGCCTTTAATCCCCACTGCTGCTGCGCTGGGGCCGGCTCcttgggctgctgcctgcttctttGCTTCCTTGCCTCTTGTCTCCCCTCGCAGGGCCGCGCTGCGGGGGGGCGgcctgccctgccccgggggggggacgCGGCCGTGCCCCCCGCTTCAcgtggggccggggctgagccTGCCTGGGGcctggggccggggctgtgccccccaccccggggctgggggctcggcAGGGCTCGGTGCCTGCTGAGCCTggcggggggggcagcagcagcccccgcagctcctgcaggcGGCTCTGGTGTTCCTCCAGGGCCTCCCCCCGCCTCCGCCGGGAGCGCCCGGCCAGCTCCTGGTGAAGGTCTGCAAAGAAATCTGCCCGGGAGGGAGGGGAATCACGGGGGGGGCCTGGCACGGCCCCCCGAGCTCCCTGCCCCCTCCTGGTGTCACCCCTGGGGACAGGGTGACCCCACACAAGCTGTGTCCTGCTTCTGCCCCGGCACCTTTGTCTGCAGTGAAGGGGGCACCGGGCTCAGAGAACAGCTCCTCGTCATCCTCACTGCTGGGAgaaccttcctcctcctcctcctcctcctcctcctcctcctcctcctcctcctcttcctcagccgGGGCAGGGTCTGTGCAGCCGCGGAGGGGCCGGGTgtccagctgcaggaggtggggcAGCGCCCCCACCACCAGCTCCCTGCAAGCAGCAGGCGAGCAGCGGCCGTGACCCCGCCACTGtgaccccgcagccccctcacTGCACCCCCCGGCCCGGGCAGAGTCAGGCAGCGACCTCCTGGGTCCGGGGGAGGTGCTGAGTACGTCCGGGGGCTGCTTTTGCCGAGGGTCTCACAGGGTtgggggctcctctcccccttcaTCGCCACCAGGTTCCCCGAACCCACCTGTACCCGGGCTGCCGGGTGCACGCGTTTCCCGTTAAGTCCAGGAGCCGGAGGCTGCGGGGCAGCTCGTCTGCACGGGgcgaggggagggagggaggctgagAAGGGGCctgagccccccctgccccccggAGCTGTGTGCACAGCAAACCCCTGAGCGCCGCCACCTCCCGGGGCATTCCCACACGTTCCTGAGGCCACGGCCCCCCCGTGGGAAGCAGCCTCGCGCCTCCCGGCTGGGCGAGCTGAGGGACCGGGTGCTCCTCACAGCCCGGCAGTGAGAACGgagattttttcccttcccaggcTGTCACCTGCCCTTTCTCACCGTCTGCAAGCACAGCGCCTGGTGCCACACTGGAAATGCTACAGAAGGGCCAAGGGGGAGACGCCCCTGGGTCCCTGCCCCTGGGTCCCTGCCCCTGGGTCCCTGCCCCTGGGTCCctgccccttttccccttctgccaAAACGCACCCACGGGAGCCTCCCGGCAGCCCGGGGCAGCGTGAGCCCAACggccgggcaggggcagggcacgGGGGGGAAGCTCCTGGGCTCCCCGTGCCCCTCAGGGACGTGCGCCCCAGGCACGGGGCCgggcggtgccggtgccccccccgcagCCAGCGCCGGGCCCGGCCGTGCCCACCTGGGTCCAGCGCCCGGATCAGGTTCTGGGACAGGTCCAGGGAgcgcagctgctgcaggggccgCAGGTTCTGCACCCTGCGGATGCGGTTCCCGGCCAGGGACAGGAACCTGCGGGGCacagggggggtggggggtgggggggggctcgtGCCCGGCTGCCGGGTTCCGGCCGCGCCTCGGAGCCCCCCGGTCCTTGTGGGGgctccccggtgccccccccacgGCGGGGGCCGCGCGTACCGCAGGTTGGGGAAGCAGCTCAGGTTCTCGATCTTCTCGATTCggttctggggaaaaaaaaattaaaattaaaattaaaattaaaattaaaattaaaacaaccaGCACCGTGCAAACAGCGCCGTGCACCGGGGCCCagctggggggggccgggcccggtTCCCCCCGGTGCCTCACCCGCTGCAGGCCCAGGCTGCGAACCCCCTGCAGGCCGCACAGCTCGGCCCCGGGGCGGGCCTGGCCCCGCCCGGACATggcggggacaccgggggggacaccgggggacaccgggggggggcaccgggggcagcagggggcggggccgggcgcagCGTGCCCGTTGCTAGGAGACGGCCGGGCCGGAAGGGGCGGGGCCTCAGCGGCCCAGGAGGCTCCGCGCGCCCGcggccaagatggcggcgctcAGCGGCGGGGCCCCGTGGAGGACGGGTGAGAgccgggaccggcaccgggacagggacggggacggggacggggacacggcgtggggacggggccgggagcgggatCGGGATCGGGACACGGGCATAGGGACGcgaccgggaccgggaccgggactgGGATTGGGTCCGGGACACGGGACCGGGAAACGGGGTCGGGGTGAGCACCGGGGGACCGGGGACCGGGACGGGGACAAGCACGGGGTGAGCGGCGGGGATggggggaccgggaccgggaccggggaGGGCCAcggggtgggcaggggcaggggggaggcCCGGTGGGGggggccggtcccggtcccggtcccggtcccggtccggTGCCGTCCCCGAGCGCTGCCGGCCGCCCCCAGGCTGGCTGCCCGCCTTGCGGCTCGCCCGGCGCAGCTCCAAGGCGGTGACGCGGCACTGGAAGGCCATGCACCTGCAGCGCCAGAAGCTGATGGCCGTCACCGAGTACCTCCCGccgcgcccccccggccccgagcGCTGCCTGCGGCCCCCGCAACAGCCACGGCAGGAGGTaacggggggggcaccgggggcaccgggCAGCTGCGCAGCGACCGCCCGCCCCGTGtgtgggcacagccctgccggGGGTTGGGCCCGGTGCCATAGcggtgcccccccggtgcccccccggtgcccccccggtgcACGGCAGCCCCTCGCTTCACCGGGTCCGGCTGCAgggtgggggcagcccccagcccccagcccccggccgtGCCCATCCCCGTGCTCCCCGCAGGATAACGGCTACGCCCGGCTGCTGCGGCGGCAGGTGGAGGAGGTGTTCCGGGACAGCCGCATGGTCGCAGTGTGCCAGTACAACGCCATGCCCGGGGAGGACGTGGTGCTGCTGAGGCACTACCTGCGGAAACACAACATCGAGGTCAAGTTCGTCCTCAAcgaggtggggctgggggcggaggcgggggggtgggggtgcccccggtgccccccccgtgctgcGTCCTGAGGGCTGCCTCCCGCAGATCGTGCGCCCCGTGCTGTCCCAGTCCCGCTACAGGAACCTCCTCCCGCTCTTCGTGGGGCGCAACATCCTGCTGGTGAGCCCCGAAACGAAGGCGAAGGAGATGCTGCGGGTGCTGAAGGGAGTGCCGCAGGTCAACCTGCTGGGTGAgagcccccccctgcccccacctccctcctccagcGCCGAGCTCGGGGCTCCTGcccgctgctggggctggggacagggggttCCTCCGCTACGGGGGTCCTCTGGGACAGCTTTGGGTGGcggcagggaggggaaagatgcggggagctgctgctgcggggCGGAGGAGCGGGGAGCGCTGCCTGTGGCGTGGCAGCTGTCCCCCCATCCCCTGGTATCCCAGTGAGGGTCCTGGGGGGCTTCAGCACGCGGCCCTGCAGCACTCGCAGCCTCTCCTCGCAGCCCCCTGCTCGTCCCCAGCCGTGCCTCCCCCTCTCTTGCAGGCGCCTGCATCGACGACACGATCCTGAGCAGGCAGGGGGTGGAGAACTTCGCCAAGCTGCCCCCGCTGGAGGCCTCGCAGGGGCAGACGCTGGGtgccctggcactgctgccCTCGCAGACGTGTTCCCTGCTGCAGCGCGGGGCCGCGCACCTCACGGCGCTGCTGGACCAGCACATCCAGCAGCTGCGGGACGGGGCTGGCCAGGGGGGGGCCCCAACGGGgccagagcccccccagagccccggGACACCCTGAGCCCAGCCCCTGTTTGGCCCTGTGCCCTGGCTGAGGGTCGGCTCCTCGCTCACGGGCCAGGGCTCGGAGTTTTGCTGCGTGCTGGCAGCcggcggggggctgggggcagcgtgGGCCTGCAGCCCCCGCCTCGTCCCCAACCtcggctccccctgcccccaccAGCGGCACCGGAGCTGCCCCGGCTGCGTgtgggaggggggcagggggggcgcTGGGGCAGGCGGGAGGAGGCAGAGCCGGGGATGTGCCCCCCTGGAGGCCCCCCAGGGTTGGAGGCGTGCGGAGGGGAGCTcggtgctgggggagctgcgtctggggggctgctgccatTAAACTGAGCCCCTGGGGGCTGCGATCCCACAGCCTGGCTCGTCTCTGGGGGGGGCGGGTGGGGGGCTCCTTCCCAGTACTGACtcctcggggggggggctgagccgGGCCCTGCTCCGCGGCTCTCCTGGAGCAGCTCAGAGGGgcgggggggtgggagggagcccCAAAACCCCGGGGGGGTGCccctggggccgggggggtgcgGGGCGGGGGGGTCGCGACCGTGGCTCGGCCGTTCCcgagctccctgccccagggtGAGGATGGGGGGGG encodes the following:
- the LRRC46 gene encoding leucine-rich repeat-containing protein 46, with the protein product MSGRGQARPGAELCGLQGVRSLGLQRNRIEKIENLSCFPNLRFLSLAGNRIRRVQNLRPLQQLRSLDLSQNLIRALDPDELPRSLRLLDLTGNACTRQPGYRELVVGALPHLLQLDTRPLRGCTDPAPAEEEEEEEEEEEEEEEEEEGSPSSEDDEELFSEPGAPFTADKDFFADLHQELAGRSRRRRGEALEEHQSRLQELRGLLLPPPPGSAGTEPCRAPSPGVGGTAPAPGPRQAQPRPHVKRGARPRPPPGAGQAAPPQRGPARGDKRQGSKEAGSSPRSRPQRSSSGD
- the MRPL10 gene encoding large ribosomal subunit protein uL10m, translated to MAALSGGAPWRTGWLPALRLARRSSKAVTRHWKAMHLQRQKLMAVTEYLPPRPPGPERCLRPPQQPRQEDNGYARLLRRQVEEVFRDSRMVAVCQYNAMPGEDVVLLRHYLRKHNIEVKFVLNEIVRPVLSQSRYRNLLPLFVGRNILLVSPETKAKEMLRVLKGVPQVNLLGACIDDTILSRQGVENFAKLPPLEASQGQTLGALALLPSQTCSLLQRGAAHLTALLDQHIQQLRDGAGQGGAPTGPEPPQSPGTP